In Cicer arietinum cultivar CDC Frontier isolate Library 1 chromosome 1, Cicar.CDCFrontier_v2.0, whole genome shotgun sequence, one DNA window encodes the following:
- the LOC101513625 gene encoding pentatricopeptide repeat-containing protein At5g59600-like, translating into MTFSSQLRWTPYDFALCLQKCLKSKALRPGKQVHAMLLTTGMNMNILSLSAKLVGMYSSCADLNSARLLFQKIEHPNVFAFNWMVLGLVYNGYFDDALVYFRWMREIGHIGNKFTFAIVLKTCVGLMDVNKGREVHAMIYEMGFQNDVSIGNGLIDMYCKCGSISYACRVFEEMPERDVASWTSMICGFCNVGDIEQALVLFERMKLEGLEPNDFTWNAIIAMYARLGDSKKAFSFMEKMKKEGFLPDLVAWNALISGFVQNHQFSEAFNLFREMLVLRICSNQVTIAALLPACGSVGSVKWGREIHGFICRKGFDANVFIASALIDMYSKCGSLNNARNVFDKISCKNVASWNAMIDCYGKCGMVDSSMELFTKMQEEGLQPNEVTFTCILSACSHSGSVEKGLEIFTSMKECHGVDVSKKHYACVVDLFCRSGKIVEAYEFLKAMPIQITESMSGAFLNGCKIHGRKDLAKKMAEEIMRLQLKGSGGFVTLSNIYAGDGDWEEVGNVRKLMKKRNVNKCPGFSWLEKPCEILEEKEEKEGTIGLNI; encoded by the coding sequence ATGACATTTTCTTCTCAATTGAGATGGACCCCTTATGACTTTGCTTTGTGTCTACAAAAATGCTTAAAATCAAAAGCCTTGAGACCTGGCAAACAGGTCCATGCCATGTTGCTCACAACTGGAATGAACATGAACATCTTGTCTTTGAGTGCCAAACTTGTTGGAATGTATTCAAGTTGTGCAGACCTAAATTCAGCAAggcttttgtttcaaaaaattgaacatCCAAATGTTTTTGCATTCAATTGGATGGTTTTGGGTTTGGTTTATAATGGGTACTTTGATGATGCATTGGTTTACTTTCGTTGGATGCGTGAGATTGGTCACATTGGTAATAAGTTCACTTTTGCTATTGTTCTTAAAACATGTGTTGGTTTAATGGATGTTAACAAAGGGAGAGAAGTTCATGCAATGATTTATGAAATGGGTTTTCAAAATGATGTTTCCATTGGCAATGGTTTGATAGATATGTATTGTAAATGTGGAAGCATTTCTTATGCTTGTagggtgtttgaagaaatgccTGAGAGAGATGTTGCTTCATGGACATCAATGATTTGTGGGTTTTGTAACGTGGGGGATATTGAGCAAGCATTGGTGTTGTTTGAGAGGATGAAGTTGGAAGGATTAGAGCCAAATGATTTCACGTGGAATGCTATCATTGCTATGTATGCTCGTTTGGGAGATAGCAAGAAAGCTTTTAGTTTCatggagaaaatgaaaaaagaggGTTTTCTTCCTGATCTTGTTGCATGGAATGCGTTGATTTCTGGCTTTGTACAAAATCATCAATTTAGTGAAGCTTTTAATTTGTTTCGGGAGATGCTAGTTTTAAGGATTTGTTCTAATCAAGTAACTATTGCAGCACTTCTTCCTGCATGTGGATCAGTAGGTTCTGTTAAATGGGGAAGAGAAATTCATGGATTTATATGCCGGAAAGGGTTCGATGCCAATGTTTTCATTGCAAGTGCTCTTATTGACATGTATTCCAAGTGTGGTAGTTTAAACAACGCTCGAAATGTATTCGACAAGATTAGTTGTAAGAATGTTGCATCATGGAATGCAATGATTGATTGCTATGGTAAATGTGGCATGGTTGATTCCTCCATGGAACTGTTTACGAAAATGCAAGAAGAAGGATTGCAACCAAATGAAGTTACTTTCACATGTATTCTTTCAGCATGCAGCCATAGTGGTTCAGTGGAAAAAGGTTTAGAGATCTTCACATCAATGAAAGAATGTCATGGGGTTGATGTAAGTAAGAAGCATTATGCTTGTGTTGTTGATCTCTTCTGTCGTTCAGGAAAGATAGTAGAAGCGTATGAATTTCTTAAGGCCATGCCAATACAAATCACAGAGTCAATGTCTGGAGCTTTTCTAAATGGGTGCAAAATCCATGGAAGAAAAGACCTGGCTAAAAAAATGGCTGAGGAAATAATGAGACTGCAGTTAAAAGGGTCTGGTGGCTTTGTTACACTATCAAATATTTATGCTGGTGATGGTGATTGGGAAGAGGTTGGGAATGTGAGGAAGTTGATGAAAAAGAGAAATGTCAATAAGTGTCCTGGTTTTAGTTGGCTTGAAAAGCCATGTGAGattcttgaagaaaaggaagagaAAGAAGGGACCATTGGGTTGAATATATGA